A stretch of DNA from Halobacillus litoralis:
GCCAATTCATACGTATAACAAAATTCCTTACAACGCTATGAAACTAAATGAATCCAATGTGATCACGCCAGTATCTTATAGTCTCCTTAGAGAGAATACAGATACTTCCGTTCTAAGCACATTGAAAAAAGCAGAGGGGGAAGACAGGCTGTTGCTAAGGTTTTATAATCCAACTGAACAAGTAACACAGCATGCTTTTGAACTTTCCAAATTTGCAAATCAGATTGATGAAGCCAAACTTAATGAAGAGCCTATGGAAAACGTATCACATCAAGATGGAAATCTATTGGTATCATTAAAACCAAATGAAGTGACTTCCATTCTATTTTAAGGTATTTAATCCCGTCCTTTCAGTTTCACATGAAGGGCCGGGATTACTTTATTACCAAAAAAGGAAATGCACAGGAAATTCCGATAACATTTGGGGTAGTACAAATATCAAATTATCTATTGTAATTTAAGGTTCTTATTCTATGGATGTAAAACATTGTATCCTTGCAAAATACTTCCCTCCTTATCCACGGGTGTACAGTTGGTGTTTAATCTAGCTATATAATATGAAGAGGGAATCTACCGGAAAGTAGAATTCATTGGTAAAAGATGATGTGTTATTCCATTCATATATTTCCAATGCTGTAACCACATTTATTTGGGGGAAGGTTCCACTCTATAATATTTTTCTTAACCATAAAAGCCACTTCTGCTTGCTTAGCCAGAAGTGGCTTTTGACTTTTAATTAATGAACAGAAGAGAAGCACTTTACACTAGTGTGTTCATAGATACTTAGCAATTCCACACTTATTTCACGGATAAGCATGGGGAGCGTATCAAATGAGTAAGGCTTGTGAACACGTTCCGTCCATTTATGCCCGTCCTTTCCGTAGACCCCCATGTTTACTGAAGGAATGTTCAAATCACGAATCTCCTTAATCGGGAGGGGATACGTGTACTCATAATCTGGAAAGTTTTGCAGTAAAGAAGAGATCTCTTCGTCGGATTCATGGAGTGACAGGAAGCTTCCATCGCTCAGATAGGGAAAGAACCGCTTGATAGCAAATGATTCTCCTGTTTGTTCTTGAGTCTTCGATAAGTTCGCTTGAATGACTTCCAAGAGCGTTTGATCTCTTGAATTGTCAGCTTGCAAGTAATTATGCGGAAGATAGGGAGGTCCGAAAAACAGAAGAACTCTGGGCTTTTTATCAGGATCTAGCAGTTGTAATGTCTCCACTATTTTAAAACCCTTTATTCTGGGTTCTAGATTCTTGTACTGAACCCCAGCCTTGCGTATGATGTCAGCAACCTCGATCCCTTGTGAACGTAAGTATTGGATGTATTCTTCAAGGGTCTGAACATCTATCCCCCAGGACTGACTATAATTAGGAATGCCCACCTGCTTTGTGAATGCCTCATAGGAAGAGGCGAGTTTGTGTGTCACTTCTTCACAGGCTTCTTCTGTAATAACCTTTAACTTATCCATGACATCCTTGGCTGAAAGTTCATAAATAAAATAATTAAAATAAAGCTGGCTGCTCTTGGCTGTTTGAACATTGTAACGCTCTTTTTGATCTTTAGCATACAAACAAGACGGAGGTAAGATGTGTTCCCCTTTAATATCCTCCGTTAATTCTAAGTTATTGTTGATTCGACGGTTAATTTCAGCAGATACAAGTGTAGAATCTATTCCGGACAGCGTATCTCCCACATGAGTTTCTCTTCCGTATATATAGAAACAAGGAAGTAGTTTCCCTGCTGAACCGGTGTAAATGTAACGATTAGGGTCTTGATCATATTGGGGAGAGATAAAATCTGTATTCACAGCCATAATGTAATCTAAGTTTTCTTCAGATTTTAGTCGATTTAATTCAGGAATAGATGAAATGACACCACTATGCTGGCTTTCTTCGTCAGGATTTATCATGAGCAATAGGTTACCGGGAAGTTCATCTATGTGTTCTGAAAAATAAAGAAGGTTAGCGATGTGAACGGCGATCCCGCTTTTCATATCTAATGCTCCTCTTCCGAATAGCCACTCTCCGGATTGAGCATCTTCTCTTGCTTTTGAATCGAAGGCATAGTTTTTAAAGAAGTTTTCAAGAATGGTAGGATCACAGGCACTAGGCTTTAATGATCCGTAATCGTCTGTTCCTACTGTGTCCATGTGGGCGTGGTACACGATGGTTTGTTTGTGACCCTTATGACTTTTTAATAAGGCGAATATGTTTTTTCTCTTATGCTCATCATCAGGTACATGGACCTCAAATGTATGTTCCGGATGTTTTGAAAAGTAAGGGAATGACAGCAAGATCTTTTTAATGACGTTTGCCACATTGGCTTCTCCACTTGTTCCGTTTACACTTTCAACTTCGATAAGTGCACGTGAAATGGCTTCAACTTGTTTAGATAGGGGCAAATCCTTAATTTGATTATACATCGGTTCTCCACCTTTCCATATAAGATCTGAATTTCAAACGGATATTGTAGTGCAATATTGTACTACAATTTTGCACTACAATAATAACATTATAGTCACTTATTTTTCCCTTGTGAACCCGAGTGGATATTATTTTGGAAAGATCACATAGTTGGCAGGCGTTTTGTTTTTACTTAATAAAACTTATAATAAGGATAATGATTTCATTTTAAGATGGGAGAGATATTCCTGTGGGGACAAAAAAACCTGTGGAGAAAATAATTGTTGAAAAAATAAAACAAGCAATATTAGAACGAGAGCTGGCCCCAGGAACACAATTGAGAGAATCAGTGATTGCGAAAAAGCTGAATACGAGTAGGACGCCAATTCGTAATGCTTATCGGAAGTTAGAGGAAGAGGGGTATGTATATATCATCCCAAACCGTGGAGCCTATGTGATCCAGCCAGATATAAATGATCTTCTTCAAGCGTTTGAATTGAGAGTTGAACTGGAGTGTGTCGCTGCTAAGTTCGGATTGCAAAAAGTGACAGAAACGGATGTTATATATTTGAAGAACCTGATGAGGGATGAAGTAGAAGCCTACAAAACAAAGGATAGTGCTCAATATATTGAAATCAATAAGCGTTTTCATCTTTTACTTGCTGAAAAAAGCGGGAATAAATTTGCTATTGAATTCTTACATAAAGTCATTGATCAGGTGGATATCTATTTGAGGATTTATAATGTTATTGATTATAAGAGTGGAGAAGATAACCAAAGCTTGAGGAAGCATGAAGAAATCATTCAAGCTATAGAGCAAAGAGACCTTTCTGTGGTTCAAAAGTTATTGACGGAACACCTCGAGACCACTTTAACGACATTAAAAGGAACAGCAGAAGGTTATAAGTCTCTAGATGATATGCTGTGATTGTGAGGAGACTCACGAATTAAAGAGGACCTGTAAAAAGGGCAGTCCTGTAACTTTGAATTCCTTATGTTTGAGTGCCCATTCGGGTATAGCTTCTTTTGCTTCTTTTGGATTTAACTTTATTACAGCTATTTGATTTGAAATGACAGATAAATTCATTAGATTTCCTCCGTTCCTTGAAATAGTTTTGAAAATGCAAAAGCCCGGAAGATATCATTACTGATACCTCCCGGGCTTTTGTCCTCCGGTCCACAGGATACTTGTGTGTTCCCACTCGGACCGGACCGTAAAAACAAAACGCGGAACCCTAGGGAACTCTTTTACCTTATATATATATGATCTAAATGGACCGCAGAATTGTCAAATAATCGTTATATCGTATAGGAATCATTGAATCGCATGAAAATAGGAAAATAACCTTTGATGTCCATTTGCTGTCGTCCGCCCATTTTATTTGAAATTCTCTACAACAATTTTACCTATAGAGGAACCGGATTCTAGTAATTGGTGCGCTTGTTTTAAATTTTGTGCATTGATCGGAGAGAGTCGCTTGTTCAATGTTGTTTTTATTTCACTTTGATCGATTAAATCTGCTACCTCATTCAATAGGTTGTGCTGTTCAATCATGTCGTCCGTTTGGAACATAGCCCGAGTAAACATAAGTTCCCACACAAACGTCACGCTTTTCTGTTGCAATAAGGTTAAATCGACCGGTTCATCTGTTTCCACGATTGAACAGATCTTACCTTGAGGAGCAACAGAATCAGCCATATGATCCCAATGTTTTTCTGTAGCATTAAGACAGAAAATATAATCCACGTTCGTAATCCCTAATTCTCTTAACTGTGGGGTGAATGCTTTATAGTGGTTAATGGTATGATCCGCGCCAAGACCTAGCACCCATTCTTCCGTCTCGGGTCTGGAAGCAGTACCTACGACTGTCAATCCTGCTTTTTTAGCGAGTTGTGTCGCGATTGACCCTACGCCACCTGCTGCTCCAATAATAAGAATGGACTTATTTTGATTATTGATAGGTTCTGAACTGATATTCAAGCGCTCAAACAAACCTTCGTAGGCTGTTATAGATGTGAGGGGAAGAGCGGCTGATTCAGCAAAAGATAAAGTTTCTGGTTTCTTTCCAACGATTCGCTCATCAATAAGGTGAAACTCACTGTTCCCTCCTTGACGTGTGATGTCTCCCGCATAATATACTTCATCCCCTGGCTGGAATAGCGTACTATCCGGACCTACTTCTTCTACAATCCCTGAAACATCCCACCCAAGAATTTTAGGCTCTTCTTCCTTCTCGCCATTGGAGGCGCGTATTTTATAATCGACAGGATTCACGCCTACAGCTTTCACACGAACTAATAAATCTCTATTGTGGGCTTTAGGCTTTTCTACTTCTAGGTCTAATAAACTGTCTTGATGATCAATGGGTAAATGTTCATAAAGTCCAACGGCTTTCATTTTGGTCATAGTGTAAACACATCCTTCAATTAATTTAAAAACAAACCACCCGTTTGGAATCATCCATAGCTTCGAATGTTCCAATAGGAGTAAGTTGAATTTTCATCTACAAATAAAGCATAGTATATATTCTCAACAAACATAAGTACGCACATTTTTGTTTTGTAGTATCATTTTTTATACCTAAGGATAATTTCCTTCAGCGTCTCCCTGGTTGCAAGGATGATATGTTACCTTATTAAGGGTAAATAATAATCGTAACTAAAGGAAAAGTAACTAAGTATAATATCTATACTAAGAGGTGGTAGAAGTGAGAGCTAATGACAAAGGATCAGAAACGCACAAGCGATTCTTGAATTGTTATTCTTGTCCAGTAGAAGGGACCGTTGATGTAATCGGGGGCAAATGGAAAAGTGTCATCATCTATCATTTGCTGGATGGAAAGAAGAGATTTAATGAATTGAAAAAGCTGAACAGCGGGATAACCCAAAGAATGTTAACATTACAGCTCAGAGAAATGGAGAGAGATGGCATTGTGCATAGGGAAGTGTATCCGGTCGTTCCTCCAAAAGTAGAATATTCCCTAACTGATTTTGGACAGTCACTAGAGCCGATTATCCAGTTGATGTTTGATTGGGGCGAACAACATGTGGAAACAGTTTTAAATCTCAGAAAAAAAGAGGATGAATGAAGTAAGCTGTGAAAAGGTAAGGGTAGTACTTTCTTTTGTTTACTGGATCTTTATGGAAATGTCACCTTTGTGAAGTAGTGGGGCTTAAGCTATGATGTGGAACTAGTTTCAAGCAAATCATTTCACTCTTATAAGAGTATTGGTGTAAATATAAAAGAGAGAAGAATGAATTTGGAAGTTAAAGTAATAATGAAATTGGAGGGGATCGAATGGAATATAATATAACGGCAGCAACAGGTCATCTTGGCGAGAAAATTACCGAAGAACTACTTAAGCTAGTTCCGAAAAAAGATGCTGCAATCACTGTGCGTAACCCAGATAAAGCAAAGCAATTATTTGGAGATGACATAAATATAAAAAAAGCGGATTATAATTCTGAAGAGGAAATGACCAGTGCGTTTACGGGTACGGATGTCTTAATTTATATCCCTAGTTTTACTTTCCCAAGTCACGTTAGAATTTTAGAATTTGAAAAAGCCGTTAATGCTGCTGAAAAAGCAAATGTTAAACAATTCATATTTGTAGGATTTATGGCAGATCATGAAAATAGTCCCTTCAAGATGAGCCCGTTCTTTGGTTATGTACCTCGGAGGTTGGCTTCAAGCGAATTAAAATACACGTTGACCCGTAATGCGATGTATGCAGACCCTTTACCCCCTTATCTACCGGAATTAGTCGAAAAGGGTTCCTTACCTTACCCGGCGGGTGACGGTAAGATAAACTTTGTATCAAGACAGGATATTGCAAAAGCGGTTGCACAAATTGCCATTCGTCCAGAATTACATGGGGAAAAGTACACTCTAACTGGTGATAAAGACTATTCTATGGAGGAGCTAGCGTCTATCCTTAGCGATATTAGCGGTGAAACCATCTCTTATTCTCCGATAAGTAATCAAGAGTTCGCTGAGACTTATGATGAACCCAAAGGTTTCGGACCCACTCTTACTTCCTTGTACTCGGCGGCTAGTCGTCATTTAATGGATGAGACAACAAATGATATTGAGTTCATTACAGGTGAACCACCTGAGAATTTAAAACATTTTATAAAACGAAATTATAAAATGTAGCAGTTATTTTATATCACGTCTTACTTAAAGATAAAAAGGAAAATACTTTTTTTCATCAACAACAAGATACAGAATAAAGAAAAAGTCGATACCTCCCCTAGGAGGTATCGACTTTTTGGCCTTTCCCACAATTGAAGATTCTTCTTAGAGCAGATCAAATGATTATTTCATACTCTTTTTATCCTTGTGGCAAGGTTGTTGCAAAGCTGAGTAGGGAAAGTTCCAAGGGCTTAAGCATTAGCTCCTTCCCTTCTTAGCTTTACAAGAGCTTTTATTCTGTTTGTTAAGAGACAACATTTTCTGCATGGTTTCGAAACAATGTCTTGTCTTCTCGATGGTGAGTAAATATTGTTAGTCCAATACCTATGATCATAAACCCGCCTGAAATCAAGGTGAGCCATTCATAGGAAAAGCCATTTTGCAACAACATGGATCCTAGAGAGGAACCAATGAAGCTCGACAAGTTAAATGCTGATGCTGCTATCGTTCCAGAAAGTAAAGGTGCTTCTGTTGCGGCCATGACAATCTTTGAATTAAATATGGGGGTTGTGCCAAATGTTCCTGCCCCTAGTAAGAAACACATCAAAAATCCCATGACTGGTATATGAAGCAACAGAGTAAAGGTTGACAATACAATCGACAAAAATACGAAAGACGCCAGTAACCATTGGGTGAGCCGGTTTGGATGTATTCTGCCACAAACCATATTTCCCATGACTCCTCCCAAACCAAAGCAGAACAACCCAATACTTACCTCTATTAATCCAAAATTCCCAAACTCCCTAAGCATCGGTTCTACATAGGCATAAGTGATGAATACTCCTGAGAACCCGAATAAAATGACGGCAATAATCATGAGTACATTCTTATTTTTCAGGACCTTCAGTTCAGTTTTTAAATCAGGAAGTTGGGCAGGTCTTATATTAGGTGTAGTGAAAACAATCCCTAGAAGCGTGAGTACTCCTAAACTCGCCATTATCCAGAAAACGATTCTCCAGTCTAGCACACCACCAATTAGAGTCCCAAGAGGTACCCCGATCATTATAGCGAGGGATAGTCCGGACTGGACACGGGCCATTGCATTAGTTCCCTTCTTAGATCCTGCGATGTTAAAGGCAATCATCATACAAAGCCCAAAAAAAGGTGCATGCATAGAAGAAGAGAGTAGGCGTGAGAACATTAACACCTCGAAGCTTCCTGCAGTAGCAGCAATCACATTACTAAGAATGAAGACAGACATCAAGCTGATTAGTAATAGTTTTGGTGGGTAATTTATTGTACCCAGTCTAAGAATCGGCCCGAAGAAAGCGACTCCGACCGCATACATACTTAGTAATAAACCAGATGTTGAGATGGTAACATCAAATTCATTAGACAGTTGACTAAGCAAACCAGTCACAACATTACCTGTCATTCCTAAAGCAAAGGTACCTAGCACAAATACTGTTATTACTTTTTTAGATGAAGAATTGAAATTCAAAGTCTCCCCCTCGCATTATTTTTCGAATTTATAAAATACTTCATCATGATAACACATTGACTTCGAGCTACAAAAGCTGTCTTTAAGCTGTTTTTGAGCTGATTAGTTCTGTTTTTTTCTTGAAACTTCTCTACAACCAAGTTAATATGAACGGATATTGAAAATTCAGGAAAGAGGTGTATGAAGTGAAACGTTTCTTCCATTGAGTGTTTTTGAAGAGAGTGTTCCAAGTCAATCGTAGCTACCTGAGAAGCATGTATTACACAGCAGGCATTGTTATTCTCACGATGGGTATTGCTTTGACAATTCAGTCAAAGTTAGGTGCTTCCCCGTTTGATGCGCTCCTCGTCGGCTTATACCGGACGTATGGTTTAACGATTGGAAGCTGGGAAATCGTTGTTGGTTTTTCGATGATCATCGTCAATTCCATTGCTGAAAAGAGGCGGCCGGAATTCATTGCTTTGCTTACCTCATTCTTAACAGGAGTAGGTATCGATTTTTGGGTCCATAGCTTCAAGGGATGGATTGAGCCGGAAACAGTTATGGCTCAATATTTATGTTTACTTCTTGGGTTAGTCATTCTTAGTTTAGGCATTGCCGTCAATCTGCAAGCTGACTTTGCTCCCAATCCGTTTGACCGCATGATGCTTGTTTTAAGAAAATTAACTGGGTTGAATGTTTCTTACTCAAGAGCCATTATCAGTATCGTTCTCGTTCTGATCGCTGGTTTCTATGGAGGGGCAATAGGTGTGGGGACGCTAATTATCGCAATTCTTAGTGGCGTAGTGATTCATTATTTTATGGGGTATATAAACGGTTTGGACGGATGGCTGTCCAGGAAACTCCCAACGTACCATAATCAATAAGATATTTGTATTATTTGTATTTATGCTTCACTCATTCCTTTCGACCAAAAGGATTCGTAGTGATTCCGTATATCCCATTAAAGTTATATGAAAAAAAGCAGGAATAAATTAAAGAAAGTTTAAGAAAAAGTTTTTACACATTCAATAGTATCATGGTGCATTTCTCTATTAAGGAAGTGCACTTTTTTTATTCATTTGAATTCATCCCCTTTAACTAAGAGCGAAAAAAGATTTGTACAAATGATGAGGGACTAACAAAATCCGTTAGAAAATCTTGTATAATGGGTATGAAGTATAAATCAGTGGACAAGTCAAAATCCGTTTATTTTTTTAAAGGAATCTGTTTTTTTCTATGCGCCCGTTCAGTAAAATTCAGAGGAGGTGCCTATGATTGAATATGATGAATGAAAAAGAGACCTATGACGATCTCATGAATTCCTTTAAAAATGCACAATCGATAGAGGAAACCCGTTATTATTTTGTAGAAATCCAACAGTACTTAGATAATCTTCAATCAACCAATGAGCTGTCCATTACGAAACGCCAATTGGAAGAGTATCAACGGTTGAGAAAGGAATTGATTGACTCTACGTCGAAGAAGGAAGTCAGGTATTATGAAGATCAGATCCATGAATGGTTAAATAAAATCCACGTTTAGGTTGGTATAAGTTGTTATTGCAGACATTATTTTGCAAAATAGTATTTATTTTCTGATAATAATAGTGTACACTATAGTTACGGTGTTCATTATAGTGGGATACCTGTATTTAAAAAAATAACGGATTTAAACGGAGCGGCGAGCTTGGTTGAGGATTTAGTGCATAGTAGCGTATGTTTCTAAGTTTCTTTCTACCAACTGCCGCTCTTTTAGTCTAGGGGGAAAATTTCTTATGAATACGATACTTATTGCTGGGTGTATCGGGGGGATGACAGGCATTGTCTCTCATTTAATGAGAAATGGAAAGGTGCTGATCTTCCCTAAAAAAAGAAAACGGCCCAAGGGGATCTATTTAGGGTTCATGGCAGATTTCCTTATCGGGGCGGCAGCTTCAGTTTTCGCCGTTACCTATATTATCCCCGAGCCTGAGGTATTAAGGTCGCTTATCGGAGTTTCTATATTAGCGGGAATGACAGCGGAAAATGTATTGTTAAAAAGAGAATTGAATGTAGAAAAAGCGAAAGTAGAAGGATTGGATCGGATCAATAAGAGATTAAAATAGATAGGATCTACTCCAATCCTTATTTTTTCTTCAAAGTTGATGTCCTCTCGAATCCTCTTCTTCTACCCATACTAAAAAATAATCCCCTTTTTACCCCATCATTACACAAACGTGTAGTTTAATACATACTTAGATGGATAGCTGAATGCTGGATAACCCGTCATTCCGCGTAGAGCCCTGAACTTAAATGAATGAAACGTTGAAAACGGCCTGTCCATATTTCGGACAGGCCGTTTACTTATGCTCTCGTTTTATAAGAAGTAATATGATCCTGCAGCGTGTCGTCATTGCCGAACAGGAAGTGTTTCTCCATATCCGGGGAATACCTGGAGTTTACAGCTGTGCGGCCGACGGATTCTGCTACTTCACGAAGCATAGCAGGAGAAGCTCCACAGCAGAGTCCCAGGTAGTTCACACCAATGCTGTGCGCTTCTTTGGCCCACTCCGCAAGTTCATACCTGTTCGTGTAGAGCGGATCCAGGGATGTTGGGAACGTGGTTTCCGTTGGAAGTGTACAGGCACAGCCTCCGTCCGGCAGGTTGAAGAAGGTAGGGTGTTCTTCCGTCGTGCGGTAAGGAATGGGAAGGGCACCTACATAACCGTCTACCGTATGTCGGATCTTTTCTACATATGGCTGCATCGTCGCTGGACCGCGGAAGCAGTTCATACCGACGACAAGCGCGCCTTTTTCTTCTAATAAGCGGCAGGCTTCTTCCACTTCGTAGCCATCTCGCAGAATATTTTCTCCCATCAGACCGAATGTGATCACGGCAGGTAGGTCATGTTTTTGAATTTCTTCGAGAGCAATCAACGCTTCTTCGTAATAATAGAAGGTCTCGCCATTTACAAAATCTACGCCTTCTTCCTTACACCAGCCGATCATCTCTGCAAACATGCTTCTTGTTTTTTCAACAGCTTCAGGATCATCCGGGTTGAACAAGTTCGTGTTGGAAATGTTCCCGGCAACGAGCGCTTCTTCCTCGGGGTGCTCCTGAGCAACTTCTTTAGCCAGGCGGATGGCCTGACGGTTAAGCGGCTCTAATAGTTCCTCTTTGCCGATGATTCTCATTTTCTCGCGGTGCCCGTTATAGGTAAAGGCTAAGACGACGTCGGAGCCTGCGTGCATAAAGTCACGGTACGTCTGTTTCAGTGCCTGTGGGTTATCGAGGGCTACTTCAGGAACAAAGGATCCAGCCTGTAAATAGCCGCGGCGCTCCAGCTCAAATAAGTATCCTTCTCCA
This window harbors:
- a CDS encoding M20/M25/M40 family metallo-hydrolase, whose amino-acid sequence is MYNQIKDLPLSKQVEAISRALIEVESVNGTSGEANVANVIKKILLSFPYFSKHPEHTFEVHVPDDEHKRKNIFALLKSHKGHKQTIVYHAHMDTVGTDDYGSLKPSACDPTILENFFKNYAFDSKAREDAQSGEWLFGRGALDMKSGIAVHIANLLYFSEHIDELPGNLLLMINPDEESQHSGVISSIPELNRLKSEENLDYIMAVNTDFISPQYDQDPNRYIYTGSAGKLLPCFYIYGRETHVGDTLSGIDSTLVSAEINRRINNNLELTEDIKGEHILPPSCLYAKDQKERYNVQTAKSSQLYFNYFIYELSAKDVMDKLKVITEEACEEVTHKLASSYEAFTKQVGIPNYSQSWGIDVQTLEEYIQYLRSQGIEVADIIRKAGVQYKNLEPRIKGFKIVETLQLLDPDKKPRVLLFFGPPYLPHNYLQADNSRDQTLLEVIQANLSKTQEQTGESFAIKRFFPYLSDGSFLSLHESDEEISSLLQNFPDYEYTYPLPIKEIRDLNIPSVNMGVYGKDGHKWTERVHKPYSFDTLPMLIREISVELLSIYEHTSVKCFSSVH
- a CDS encoding GntR family transcriptional regulator; the encoded protein is MGTKKPVEKIIVEKIKQAILERELAPGTQLRESVIAKKLNTSRTPIRNAYRKLEEEGYVYIIPNRGAYVIQPDINDLLQAFELRVELECVAAKFGLQKVTETDVIYLKNLMRDEVEAYKTKDSAQYIEINKRFHLLLAEKSGNKFAIEFLHKVIDQVDIYLRIYNVIDYKSGEDNQSLRKHEEIIQAIEQRDLSVVQKLLTEHLETTLTTLKGTAEGYKSLDDML
- a CDS encoding zinc-binding alcohol dehydrogenase family protein; amino-acid sequence: MTKMKAVGLYEHLPIDHQDSLLDLEVEKPKAHNRDLLVRVKAVGVNPVDYKIRASNGEKEEEPKILGWDVSGIVEEVGPDSTLFQPGDEVYYAGDITRQGGNSEFHLIDERIVGKKPETLSFAESAALPLTSITAYEGLFERLNISSEPINNQNKSILIIGAAGGVGSIATQLAKKAGLTVVGTASRPETEEWVLGLGADHTINHYKAFTPQLRELGITNVDYIFCLNATEKHWDHMADSVAPQGKICSIVETDEPVDLTLLQQKSVTFVWELMFTRAMFQTDDMIEQHNLLNEVADLIDQSEIKTTLNKRLSPINAQNLKQAHQLLESGSSIGKIVVENFK
- a CDS encoding winged helix-turn-helix transcriptional regulator, yielding MRANDKGSETHKRFLNCYSCPVEGTVDVIGGKWKSVIIYHLLDGKKRFNELKKLNSGITQRMLTLQLREMERDGIVHREVYPVVPPKVEYSLTDFGQSLEPIIQLMFDWGEQHVETVLNLRKKEDE
- a CDS encoding SDR family oxidoreductase, whose amino-acid sequence is MEYNITAATGHLGEKITEELLKLVPKKDAAITVRNPDKAKQLFGDDINIKKADYNSEEEMTSAFTGTDVLIYIPSFTFPSHVRILEFEKAVNAAEKANVKQFIFVGFMADHENSPFKMSPFFGYVPRRLASSELKYTLTRNAMYADPLPPYLPELVEKGSLPYPAGDGKINFVSRQDIAKAVAQIAIRPELHGEKYTLTGDKDYSMEELASILSDISGETISYSPISNQEFAETYDEPKGFGPTLTSLYSAASRHLMDETTNDIEFITGEPPENLKHFIKRNYKM
- a CDS encoding MFS transporter: MNFNSSSKKVITVFVLGTFALGMTGNVVTGLLSQLSNEFDVTISTSGLLLSMYAVGVAFFGPILRLGTINYPPKLLLISLMSVFILSNVIAATAGSFEVLMFSRLLSSSMHAPFFGLCMMIAFNIAGSKKGTNAMARVQSGLSLAIMIGVPLGTLIGGVLDWRIVFWIMASLGVLTLLGIVFTTPNIRPAQLPDLKTELKVLKNKNVLMIIAVILFGFSGVFITYAYVEPMLREFGNFGLIEVSIGLFCFGLGGVMGNMVCGRIHPNRLTQWLLASFVFLSIVLSTFTLLLHIPVMGFLMCFLLGAGTFGTTPIFNSKIVMAATEAPLLSGTIAASAFNLSSFIGSSLGSMLLQNGFSYEWLTLISGGFMIIGIGLTIFTHHREDKTLFRNHAENVVS
- a CDS encoding YczE/YyaS/YitT family protein, with product MFQVNRSYLRSMYYTAGIVILTMGIALTIQSKLGASPFDALLVGLYRTYGLTIGSWEIVVGFSMIIVNSIAEKRRPEFIALLTSFLTGVGIDFWVHSFKGWIEPETVMAQYLCLLLGLVILSLGIAVNLQADFAPNPFDRMMLVLRKLTGLNVSYSRAIISIVLVLIAGFYGGAIGVGTLIIAILSGVVIHYFMGYINGLDGWLSRKLPTYHNQ
- a CDS encoding DUF4257 domain-containing protein, which gives rise to MNTILIAGCIGGMTGIVSHLMRNGKVLIFPKKRKRPKGIYLGFMADFLIGAAASVFAVTYIIPEPEVLRSLIGVSILAGMTAENVLLKRELNVEKAKVEGLDRINKRLK
- a CDS encoding homocysteine S-methyltransferase family protein: MKRSLEQRLQDGPVICGEGYLFELERRGYLQAGSFVPEVALDNPQALKQTYRDFMHAGSDVVLAFTYNGHREKMRIIGKEELLEPLNRQAIRLAKEVAQEHPEEEALVAGNISNTNLFNPDDPEAVEKTRSMFAEMIGWCKEEGVDFVNGETFYYYEEALIALEEIQKHDLPAVITFGLMGENILRDGYEVEEACRLLEEKGALVVGMNCFRGPATMQPYVEKIRHTVDGYVGALPIPYRTTEEHPTFFNLPDGGCACTLPTETTFPTSLDPLYTNRYELAEWAKEAHSIGVNYLGLCCGASPAMLREVAESVGRTAVNSRYSPDMEKHFLFGNDDTLQDHITSYKTRA